GCGTGTACACGGAAAGCTCCGATGCGGTGGGTATGCATGCAATCCTAGCACTGGACGTCGACAACCCGTATTCAGCCAATCGGCCTATGACCCGGGACCCAAGCCGTGTCTACCAGCATCGCAAACCCGACGCGCAATAGAAAAAGGCCAAGCAGAGCTTGGCCTTTTTTTGATCAACAGCGTGCTAGCTTATTCAGCTTCTTGAACATCGTCGCCTTCAGCGAGTTCCGGACGATCCATCAGCATGACCAGTGCCATCGGCGCATTGTCGCCTTGGCGGAAGCCGAACTTCAGGATGCTCAGATACCCACCCGGACGCTTTTCATAGCGCGGGCCGAGCACTTCAAACAGCTTCGCGACGGAGTCACGATCGCGCAGGCGGTTGAACGCCAGACGACGATTTGCCAG
This window of the Caballeronia sp. SBC1 genome carries:
- the rplQ gene encoding 50S ribosomal protein L17 produces the protein MRHKHGLRKLNRTSSHRLAMLRNMSNSLIEHEVIKTTLPKAKELRKVVEPLITLGKKPSLANRRLAFNRLRDRDSVAKLFEVLGPRYEKRPGGYLSILKFGFRQGDNAPMALVMLMDRPELAEGDDVQEAE